The following proteins are co-located in the Fructilactobacillus carniphilus genome:
- the dnaG gene encoding DNA primase — protein sequence MPKLPEEFVEKVRTSTNITDEVSKYVQLKKAGKNLFGLCPFHEERTPSFSVNEEKQIFHCFSCGRGGNVFTFLMDLKGMSFPEAVEAVAQDDGIELPTAVTNVGVSAHQQKQQPLIEAHQAAAQLYHHILLNTKLGEAARNYLAERQVSADMIEQFNLGFAPGEQVLQSFFAERKTDYQTLRKTGLFIEDQDGNLKDRFANRLMFPIKNANGAVVGFSGRLLQASDSLPKYLNSPETELFNKRRVLYNYDVARKAARKSQRLLLLEGFMDVISAMQAGIDFGVASMGTSLTEEQIYDLKRVTSNVDICYDGDVPGQKAINRAVSLLEQTTQFNIGVIQIPGGMDPDEYRRKYGAAGLQKIVKTGREPVIKFRLRYLRSQFNLEQETDKIEYAKQATKLIATLDSSVERGVYLKDLATDLDFDQASLQEQCEQDRKRQQRTPQRVEHSVPDSEPLQREQPHYSRVENAERQLLTAMLHDSDVWARVINQPDFNFVHDDYQQLYLFAQEFFRKHQNYQSAEFSNFVGEAHLQVVLAELEMTAAYDHSSNQAVLDCVKIIQQDAPLTAQIKAIKHEFEVAQQTGNELQQLKLATDLIKLQQQLDQLKSTND from the coding sequence GTGCCTAAGCTTCCAGAAGAATTTGTGGAAAAAGTGCGAACGAGCACTAATATTACTGATGAAGTTAGTAAATACGTCCAGCTAAAAAAGGCCGGCAAGAACCTCTTTGGGCTTTGTCCCTTTCACGAGGAACGGACGCCCTCCTTTTCGGTGAACGAAGAGAAACAAATCTTTCACTGTTTTAGTTGTGGTCGGGGTGGCAACGTTTTTACCTTTTTGATGGATTTGAAGGGGATGTCATTTCCAGAGGCCGTGGAAGCGGTTGCTCAAGATGATGGCATCGAACTACCCACGGCAGTTACCAATGTGGGGGTTAGTGCCCACCAACAAAAACAACAACCGTTAATTGAAGCTCATCAAGCAGCCGCTCAACTGTATCATCACATCCTATTGAATACCAAACTAGGGGAAGCAGCGCGGAACTATCTGGCTGAGCGCCAGGTTAGTGCTGATATGATTGAGCAATTTAACTTGGGATTTGCTCCTGGAGAACAAGTCTTACAGTCTTTTTTTGCAGAACGAAAAACGGACTACCAAACGTTACGAAAGACCGGGTTGTTTATCGAAGACCAGGATGGTAACCTCAAGGATCGGTTTGCGAACCGATTGATGTTTCCCATTAAAAATGCGAATGGAGCGGTCGTGGGCTTTTCCGGTCGGTTGTTACAAGCAAGTGATAGTTTACCTAAGTACCTAAACAGTCCGGAAACGGAGTTGTTCAATAAACGCCGGGTACTCTATAACTACGACGTAGCCCGAAAAGCCGCTCGTAAGTCGCAACGATTGCTTTTGTTGGAAGGGTTCATGGACGTCATTTCGGCAATGCAAGCGGGGATTGATTTTGGCGTGGCCTCCATGGGAACGAGTCTGACTGAGGAACAAATTTACGATTTAAAGCGCGTCACTAGTAACGTGGATATTTGTTATGACGGGGACGTGCCGGGGCAAAAAGCGATTAATCGGGCTGTAAGTTTGTTAGAACAAACAACCCAGTTTAACATCGGCGTAATTCAAATTCCTGGAGGCATGGATCCGGACGAATACCGGAGAAAATACGGCGCTGCCGGGCTCCAAAAAATTGTGAAAACAGGACGCGAACCGGTGATTAAGTTCCGACTGCGCTACTTGCGTTCGCAATTTAACCTCGAACAAGAAACGGACAAAATTGAGTACGCCAAGCAGGCCACGAAACTGATTGCAACTTTAGATAGTTCCGTGGAACGAGGGGTTTATCTCAAGGACTTAGCGACCGATTTGGACTTTGACCAAGCAAGTCTGCAGGAACAGTGTGAACAGGATCGGAAACGGCAACAGCGAACCCCTCAAAGGGTTGAACATTCAGTACCAGATTCTGAGCCGTTGCAACGAGAACAACCGCATTATTCCCGAGTGGAAAATGCTGAACGTCAGTTGTTGACGGCAATGTTGCATGATTCTGACGTCTGGGCCCGAGTGATTAACCAACCAGATTTTAACTTTGTCCACGATGACTACCAACAGTTATATTTATTTGCTCAGGAATTCTTTCGTAAGCATCAAAACTACCAGTCCGCTGAATTTAGCAATTTTGTGGGTGAAGCCCATTTACAGGTGGTTTTAGCCGAATTAGAAATGACGGCAGCCTACGATCACTCTAGCAATCAAGCAGTGTTGGATTGTGTTAAAATAATACAACAAGATGCCCCGTTAACCGCGCAAATTAAAGCAATTAAGCACGAATTTGAAGTGGCCCAACAGACTGGCAACGAATTGCAACAACTAAAGTTGGCCACTGATTTAATCAAACTACAACAGCAATTAGATCAGTTAAAGTCAACTAATGATTAA
- the rpoD gene encoding RNA polymerase sigma factor RpoD, which translates to MAERKAQKKAELKKSTPEAKSKHAAKQAELKQELKKDFDKDGYHKVYQALVKKYKKIGHITYTVLEEEMQVPFDLKKKQMDELMENVEDDGISIVDENGEPDPRALDAAKKVTQKELKNASSSQGVKINDPVRMYLKEIGRVPLLTADEEVQLALRIEAGDEEAKQELAEANLRLVVSIAKRYVGRGMQFLDLIQEGNMGLMKAVEKFDYRKGFKFSTYATWWIRQAITRAIADQARTIRIPVHMVETINKLIRVQRQLLQDLGREPLPIEIGAEMDMPTSKVRNILKISQEPVSLETPIGEEDDSHLGDFIEDKEATSPEDHASYELLKEQLEGVLDTLTDREENVLRLRFGLDDGRTRTLEEVGKVFGVTRERIRQIEAKALRKLRHPSRSKQLKDFLD; encoded by the coding sequence ATGGCAGAACGAAAAGCACAGAAAAAAGCAGAACTCAAAAAATCCACTCCCGAAGCAAAAAGTAAACACGCTGCTAAACAAGCCGAACTGAAGCAAGAACTAAAAAAAGATTTTGATAAGGACGGCTACCACAAGGTTTACCAGGCCTTGGTGAAAAAATACAAAAAAATTGGCCACATTACCTACACGGTTCTGGAAGAAGAAATGCAGGTTCCGTTTGACTTGAAGAAAAAGCAAATGGACGAGCTGATGGAAAATGTCGAAGACGATGGGATTAGCATCGTTGACGAAAATGGGGAACCAGATCCGCGGGCATTAGATGCGGCTAAAAAAGTGACCCAAAAGGAGCTGAAAAACGCTTCTAGTTCGCAAGGAGTAAAGATTAACGATCCCGTGCGGATGTACCTGAAGGAAATTGGACGGGTACCGTTGCTAACGGCAGATGAAGAAGTACAATTGGCTTTACGGATTGAAGCTGGAGATGAAGAAGCCAAACAAGAGTTGGCCGAAGCTAACTTGCGATTGGTAGTTTCGATTGCTAAACGCTACGTAGGGCGGGGGATGCAGTTCCTGGATCTGATTCAAGAAGGAAACATGGGACTGATGAAGGCCGTTGAAAAGTTTGATTACCGCAAGGGATTCAAATTCTCGACGTACGCCACTTGGTGGATTCGGCAGGCAATTACCCGAGCAATCGCCGATCAAGCACGGACCATTCGAATTCCGGTTCACATGGTGGAAACGATTAACAAGTTAATCCGGGTCCAACGGCAACTCCTGCAAGACTTAGGTCGGGAACCACTTCCAATTGAAATTGGGGCGGAAATGGACATGCCAACTTCGAAAGTTAGAAACATTTTGAAGATTTCGCAAGAACCAGTTTCACTAGAAACGCCGATTGGGGAAGAGGATGATTCGCATCTAGGCGACTTCATCGAAGATAAGGAAGCTACTAGTCCAGAAGATCATGCTTCTTACGAGTTGCTAAAGGAACAATTGGAAGGCGTCCTGGATACGTTGACTGATCGGGAAGAAAACGTACTGCGGTTACGGTTTGGCCTTGATGATGGCCGGACCCGAACTTTGGAAGAAGTCGGAAAGGTTTTTGGTGTTACCCGAGAACGAATTCGGCAAATTGAAGCTAAAGCGCTCAGAAAGTTGCGCCATCCGTCACGGAGCAAGCAACTAAAGGACTTTTTAGATTAA
- a CDS encoding tRNA (adenine(22)-N(1))-methyltransferase, whose translation MTEQHLSRRLQAVAELVPRAAILADIGSDHAYLPAYLLQQQVIQAAIAGEVRPGPLANAQREITKLELQSVMQARLGDGLAVIEPDDQVDVIVIAGMGGELITDILTDGQAKLANHPVLVLQPNVDENTVRLWLMQHQYQITAEQLVEDSGHFYEMMRAEFTPEPVTLSTMEINFGPYLLAVKSSTFQQKWHSRLQKSQAILRQLEASQSHPQAKITAMRQKVTAIQEVLNDNR comes from the coding sequence ATGACAGAACAGCATTTATCAAGACGGTTACAGGCGGTGGCGGAATTAGTGCCTCGGGCAGCTATACTAGCGGACATTGGCTCGGATCATGCGTATTTACCGGCTTATTTACTGCAACAGCAGGTGATTCAAGCAGCCATCGCTGGTGAAGTTCGGCCGGGTCCTTTAGCGAATGCCCAGCGCGAGATTACAAAGCTAGAACTACAATCAGTAATGCAAGCTCGGCTCGGGGATGGTTTGGCGGTGATTGAGCCGGACGACCAGGTTGATGTGATTGTAATCGCTGGGATGGGCGGGGAACTGATTACTGACATTCTAACGGATGGGCAAGCTAAGTTAGCAAACCACCCGGTGCTCGTGTTACAACCAAACGTGGACGAAAACACGGTACGACTGTGGTTAATGCAACATCAGTATCAAATTACCGCGGAACAACTGGTAGAAGATAGTGGTCATTTTTACGAAATGATGCGGGCCGAATTTACTCCGGAACCAGTGACGTTAAGTACGATGGAAATTAACTTTGGTCCTTACTTGTTAGCTGTTAAAAGCTCGACCTTTCAGCAAAAATGGCACTCCCGGTTGCAGAAAAGCCAAGCCATTTTAAGGCAGTTAGAAGCATCACAGAGCCACCCGCAGGCTAAAATTACAGCCATGCGGCAGAAAGTAACAGCCATTCAGGAGGTTCTTAATGACAACCGTTGA